A single region of the Arthrobacter sp. PAMC25564 genome encodes:
- the hpt gene encoding hypoxanthine phosphoribosyltransferase — protein sequence MDSNDVQADLKHVLYSKEQIQTRITELAAEIDKDYEGRDLLIVGVLKGAVMVMADLARALHSHVSMDWMAVSSYGSGTQSSGVVRILKDLDTDLMGKDVLIVEDIIDSGLTLSWLKTNLESRGTASVEICTAFRKPTAAKVKIDVKYVGYDIPNEFVVGYGLDYAEKYRNLDFVGTLAPHVYE from the coding sequence GTGGATTCAAACGACGTCCAGGCAGACCTCAAGCACGTTCTGTACTCCAAGGAACAGATCCAGACCCGGATCACCGAACTCGCTGCCGAGATCGACAAGGACTATGAAGGCCGTGATCTGTTGATCGTCGGCGTGCTCAAGGGCGCCGTCATGGTCATGGCAGACCTGGCCCGGGCCCTGCACAGCCACGTCTCGATGGACTGGATGGCCGTCTCCTCCTACGGCTCCGGCACGCAGTCCTCCGGCGTCGTCCGCATCCTCAAGGACCTCGACACGGACCTGATGGGCAAGGACGTCCTGATCGTCGAGGACATCATCGACTCCGGCCTGACGCTGTCCTGGCTCAAGACCAACCTGGAATCACGCGGCACGGCCTCGGTCGAAATCTGCACCGCCTTCCGCAAGCCCACGGCCGCCAAGGTCAAGATCGACGTCAAGTACGTCGGCTACGACATCCCCAACGAGTTCGTCGTGGGTTACGGCCTGGACTACGCAGAGAAGTACCGCAACCTGGACTTCGTCGGCACCCTCGCACCGCACGTCTACGAGTAG
- a CDS encoding zinc-dependent metalloprotease — MESSARETSAQAQNLVNWELAAATAARLAPAGPTLGSAEIGAAVDNLRLMAEISVPHVHDITGLEAARDLRDSSVLVVDRASWARANTQSFAVMLQPAMERMLEGRRGTVSTGAASVSGAITGGQLGAVLAFLSSKVLGQYDPFSALAENSTAPAAGRLLLVAPNIISVERDLNVEPADFRLWVCLHEQTHRVQFAAAPWLRHHMLDEIENLSGQLLGNVDSLMERASAAAKSLKDRAAPGAVPGRGAILDLLQNPEEKAALSRLTALMSLLEGHANVVMDAVDAGIVPSVKTIRQRFNSRGKNHGVIEKFIRNLLGLDAKMRQYSDGAKFVREVVAVAGMEGFNRVWDSAAQLPTETEIHDSKLWLERMGL, encoded by the coding sequence ATGGAGTCCTCTGCACGCGAGACATCAGCCCAAGCCCAAAACCTCGTCAACTGGGAACTTGCCGCTGCGACGGCCGCCCGCCTGGCGCCTGCCGGGCCCACCCTGGGATCCGCCGAAATCGGTGCCGCGGTGGACAATCTGCGGCTCATGGCCGAGATCTCCGTGCCCCACGTCCACGACATCACCGGACTCGAGGCCGCTCGGGACCTGCGGGACTCCTCGGTCCTAGTGGTGGACCGGGCATCCTGGGCCAGGGCGAACACCCAGAGCTTCGCCGTCATGCTCCAGCCCGCGATGGAAAGGATGCTCGAGGGCCGCCGCGGCACCGTCAGTACAGGCGCGGCCAGCGTCAGCGGCGCCATCACCGGCGGGCAGCTCGGCGCGGTCCTGGCCTTCCTCTCCAGCAAGGTCCTGGGCCAGTACGATCCCTTCTCCGCGCTGGCCGAAAACTCCACGGCCCCCGCCGCCGGACGCCTGCTGCTCGTGGCCCCGAACATCATCTCCGTGGAACGCGACCTCAACGTAGAACCCGCTGATTTCCGGCTCTGGGTCTGCCTGCATGAACAAACCCACCGGGTGCAGTTCGCGGCCGCCCCGTGGCTGCGGCACCACATGCTGGACGAGATTGAGAACCTCAGCGGCCAGCTGCTGGGCAACGTCGATTCCCTCATGGAGCGGGCCTCGGCTGCGGCAAAGTCGCTCAAGGACCGGGCCGCGCCCGGTGCCGTCCCCGGCCGCGGCGCCATCCTTGACCTGCTGCAGAATCCGGAGGAAAAAGCCGCGCTCTCCCGCCTCACGGCCCTCATGAGCCTGCTCGAAGGTCACGCCAACGTGGTGATGGACGCCGTCGACGCCGGCATCGTCCCCTCGGTGAAGACCATCCGGCAGCGCTTCAACTCGCGCGGCAAGAACCACGGCGTGATCGAGAAGTTCATCCGCAACCTCCTGGGCCTCGATGCCAAGATGCGCCAGTACAGCGACGGCGCAAAGTTCGTCCGAGAGGTCGTCGCCGTGGCGGGGATGGAAGGCTTCAACAGGGTCTGGGACTCCGCGGCCCAGCTGCCAACCGAAACCGAGATCCACGATTCGAAGCTCTGGCTCGAACGGATGGGGCTCTAG
- the tilS gene encoding tRNA lysidine(34) synthetase TilS: protein MLQDALAAAGYPERVLVACSGGPDSLALAAVAAYFARRGHVDGRPVSVGAVVVDHQLQPGSAAVAATTARVLRELGLAPVAVRAVEVAATGMGPEAAARDARHAALEGIADETGAGAILLGHTLDDQAEQVLLGLARGSGTRSLAGMRPARGRLLRPFLGLRRDQTLEICAVEGLDPWHDPSNADPAFARSRTRVEVLPLLEKKLGPGVAESLARTAAILQLDADFLEDVANDTFARLREQSGAEISLPEDALRELAPAVRFRVIAKAAAAVGGQQPSYQRLLAAEALLRRQGSAGPVELPGGVSVYRLSLARLLTAGQSDAAGVPRQGARCGKLVFRPHKPPLI, encoded by the coding sequence ATGCTGCAGGACGCACTGGCCGCCGCCGGCTACCCGGAGCGTGTGCTCGTCGCCTGCAGCGGCGGCCCCGATTCGCTGGCCCTCGCGGCCGTCGCCGCCTACTTCGCCCGCCGCGGGCACGTGGACGGCCGCCCGGTGTCCGTTGGCGCCGTCGTCGTTGACCACCAGCTGCAGCCGGGCTCCGCCGCGGTGGCCGCCACCACGGCCCGGGTGCTCCGGGAACTGGGACTCGCACCCGTCGCGGTCCGGGCCGTCGAGGTCGCCGCCACCGGCATGGGCCCGGAAGCAGCTGCCCGGGACGCCCGCCATGCGGCGCTCGAAGGCATCGCCGACGAAACCGGCGCAGGGGCGATCCTGCTCGGGCACACCCTCGATGACCAGGCCGAACAGGTCCTCTTGGGGCTGGCGCGGGGTTCCGGGACCCGGTCCCTTGCCGGGATGCGTCCGGCCCGCGGCCGACTGCTCCGGCCCTTCCTCGGCCTGCGCCGGGACCAGACCCTGGAGATCTGCGCCGTGGAGGGCCTGGATCCCTGGCATGATCCCAGCAACGCCGATCCGGCCTTTGCCAGGTCCCGGACACGCGTCGAGGTGTTGCCGCTGCTCGAGAAAAAGCTCGGACCGGGAGTCGCCGAGTCGCTGGCCAGGACCGCCGCCATCCTGCAGCTCGACGCCGATTTCCTTGAGGACGTGGCGAACGACACCTTTGCCCGGCTGCGGGAGCAGTCCGGGGCTGAGATCAGCCTCCCCGAGGACGCCCTGCGCGAACTGGCCCCGGCCGTGAGGTTCCGGGTCATCGCCAAGGCGGCCGCCGCCGTCGGCGGTCAACAGCCCAGTTACCAGCGCCTGCTCGCCGCGGAAGCGCTGCTGCGCCGGCAGGGATCGGCCGGCCCGGTGGAGCTCCCCGGCGGGGTCAGCGTCTACCGGCTCTCGCTCGCGCGACTGCTCACGGCGGGGCAGTCCGACGCCGCCGGCGTGCCCCGGCAGGGCGCGCGCTGTGGGAAGCTTGTATTCCGGCCTCACAAACCGCCCCTTATCTAG
- the ftsH gene encoding ATP-dependent zinc metalloprotease FtsH — translation MKAKSFFKGPGIWIVVVVGMLLLAFATLAPGGSNRIDTDKGLGLLTAGGKVEQAKIFDAENRVDLVLKDNLSVDGQDKGKNVQFYYVNARAQDVVKAVTDSKPPSGFTDQPVENNWFSGLFSLLIPVLLLGVLFWFLLSRMQGGGSKVMQFGKSKAKLVNKDMPQVTFSDVAGADEAVEELEEIKEFLQEPAKFQAVGAKIPKGVLLYGPPGTGKTLLARAVAGEAGVPFFSISGSDFVEMFVGVGASRVRDLFEQAKANAPAIIFVDEIDAVGRHRGAGIGGGNDEREQTLNQLLVEMDGFDVKTNVILIAATNRPDVLDPALLRPGRFDRQISVEAPDLIGRDQILKVHAKGKPMAPGVDLRAVAKKTPGYTGADLANVLNEAALLTARSNANLIDDRALDEAIDRVMAGPQKRSRVMKEHERKVTAYHEGGHALVAAALRNSAPVTKITILPRGRALGYTMVVPENDKYSVTRNELLDQMAYAMGGRVAEELVFHDPSTGASNDIEKATGIARKMVTEFGMSERVGAVRLGQGGGEPFLGRDAGHERNYSDQIAYIVDEEVRRLIEGAHDEAYAILTENRDVLDSLALELLERETLNQAEIAQVFTNIRKRDFREIWLSKETRPIQGAGPVESRMEKAEREAQEEATHARLEEPLDTFPPHAQGVASQEPFQGGVTDLGPDGHPG, via the coding sequence ATGAAAGCTAAGAGTTTCTTCAAGGGCCCGGGCATCTGGATTGTCGTCGTTGTCGGTATGCTGCTTCTGGCCTTTGCCACCCTGGCACCGGGCGGCTCAAACCGGATCGATACGGACAAGGGCCTTGGACTGCTGACCGCAGGCGGCAAGGTTGAACAGGCCAAGATTTTCGACGCCGAGAACCGTGTGGACCTGGTGCTCAAGGACAACCTTTCGGTCGACGGCCAGGACAAGGGCAAGAACGTCCAGTTCTATTACGTCAACGCCCGTGCCCAGGACGTCGTCAAGGCCGTCACGGATTCCAAGCCGCCGAGCGGCTTCACCGACCAGCCGGTCGAGAACAACTGGTTCTCCGGGCTGTTCTCGCTCCTGATCCCCGTGCTTCTGCTGGGCGTCCTCTTCTGGTTCCTGCTCTCCCGCATGCAGGGCGGCGGCTCCAAGGTCATGCAATTCGGTAAGTCCAAGGCCAAGCTGGTCAACAAGGACATGCCACAGGTCACCTTCAGTGACGTCGCCGGCGCCGACGAGGCCGTCGAAGAACTCGAAGAAATCAAGGAATTCCTCCAGGAGCCGGCCAAGTTCCAGGCCGTTGGCGCCAAGATCCCCAAGGGCGTGCTGCTCTACGGCCCTCCGGGCACCGGAAAGACCCTCCTGGCCCGCGCCGTTGCGGGTGAGGCCGGGGTGCCCTTCTTCTCCATCTCCGGTTCCGACTTCGTGGAAATGTTCGTCGGCGTCGGCGCCTCCCGCGTCCGCGACCTGTTCGAACAGGCCAAGGCGAACGCGCCGGCCATCATCTTCGTGGACGAGATCGACGCCGTCGGCCGCCACCGCGGTGCCGGCATCGGCGGCGGCAACGACGAACGCGAGCAGACCCTCAACCAGCTGCTGGTTGAAATGGACGGCTTCGACGTCAAGACCAACGTCATCCTGATCGCGGCCACCAACCGCCCCGACGTGCTCGACCCGGCCCTGCTGCGCCCGGGCCGCTTCGACCGCCAGATCTCCGTCGAGGCCCCCGACCTGATCGGCCGCGACCAGATCCTGAAGGTCCACGCGAAGGGAAAGCCGATGGCTCCGGGCGTGGACCTGCGGGCCGTGGCAAAGAAGACCCCCGGCTACACCGGCGCGGACCTGGCCAACGTGCTCAACGAGGCCGCCCTGCTGACCGCACGCTCCAACGCCAACCTGATCGACGACCGCGCCCTCGACGAGGCCATCGACCGGGTCATGGCCGGCCCGCAGAAGCGCAGCCGGGTCATGAAGGAACACGAGCGCAAGGTCACCGCCTACCACGAAGGCGGACACGCCCTCGTGGCGGCGGCCCTGCGGAACTCGGCGCCGGTCACCAAGATCACCATCCTGCCGCGTGGCCGCGCCCTGGGTTACACCATGGTGGTCCCGGAAAACGACAAGTACTCGGTCACCCGCAACGAGCTGCTCGACCAGATGGCGTACGCCATGGGCGGCCGCGTCGCGGAAGAGCTCGTCTTCCACGATCCGTCCACGGGCGCGTCCAACGACATCGAAAAGGCCACCGGGATCGCCCGGAAGATGGTCACCGAGTTCGGCATGAGTGAGCGCGTCGGGGCCGTGCGCCTCGGCCAGGGCGGCGGCGAGCCCTTCCTGGGCCGCGACGCCGGCCACGAGCGCAACTATTCGGACCAGATCGCCTACATCGTCGATGAGGAAGTCCGCCGCCTGATCGAAGGCGCCCACGACGAGGCTTACGCCATCCTGACCGAAAACCGCGACGTCCTGGACTCGCTGGCCCTTGAGCTGCTGGAACGCGAAACCCTGAACCAGGCCGAGATTGCCCAGGTCTTCACCAACATCCGCAAGCGCGATTTCCGTGAGATCTGGCTCTCCAAGGAGACCCGCCCGATCCAGGGTGCCGGTCCGGTGGAATCCCGGATGGAGAAGGCCGAGCGGGAAGCCCAGGAGGAAGCCACGCACG